From a single Calothrix sp. NIES-2098 genomic region:
- a CDS encoding lipoyl synthase, producing the protein MTVKPDWLRVKAPQWERVGNVKEILRDLALNTVCEEASCPNIGECFQAGTATFLIMGPACTRACPYCDIDFEKKPKPLDPTEPERLAEAVRRMKLNHVVITSVNRDDLPDGGASQFGKCITAIRAVSPKTTIEVLIPDLCGNWNALEMIIQAAPEVLNHNTETIPRLYRRVRPQGNYDRTLELLLRSRQIAPWIYTKSGIMVGLGETDAEVRQVMQDLRSVDCDILTIGQYLQPSQKHLKVDNFITPEQFAAWQAFGEELGFLQVVSSPLTRSSYHAEQVRNLMERYPRSRG; encoded by the coding sequence GTGACTGTTAAACCAGACTGGTTGCGGGTGAAAGCGCCTCAGTGGGAGCGCGTCGGTAACGTTAAAGAAATTTTGCGGGATTTAGCGCTCAATACGGTTTGTGAGGAAGCGTCATGTCCGAATATTGGTGAGTGTTTTCAAGCTGGTACTGCCACGTTTTTGATTATGGGGCCAGCTTGTACTCGTGCCTGTCCCTACTGTGATATAGATTTTGAAAAAAAGCCCAAGCCTTTAGATCCCACAGAACCAGAAAGATTGGCAGAGGCTGTTCGCCGCATGAAACTCAATCATGTAGTGATCACCTCTGTTAACCGAGATGATTTACCGGATGGTGGTGCGTCTCAATTTGGCAAGTGTATTACAGCAATTCGGGCGGTATCACCTAAAACTACGATTGAGGTGTTAATTCCTGACTTATGCGGCAATTGGAATGCGCTGGAGATGATTATCCAAGCTGCACCAGAAGTACTAAACCACAATACAGAAACCATACCCCGCCTATATCGCCGCGTGCGTCCCCAAGGTAACTACGATCGCACACTGGAATTACTATTGCGATCGCGTCAAATTGCTCCTTGGATCTACACTAAATCCGGGATCATGGTGGGTTTGGGTGAAACTGATGCCGAAGTTCGTCAAGTCATGCAAGATCTGCGATCTGTGGATTGCGATATCTTGACAATTGGGCAATACCTCCAACCCAGCCAAAAACACTTGAAAGTGGATAACTTTATTACTCCAGAACAATTTGCTGCTTGGCAAGCCTTCGGTGAAGAATTGGGATTTCTGCAAGTAGTTTCTTCTCCATTGACAAGAAGCTCATATCATGCAGAACAGGTGCGCAATCTCATGGAACGTTACCCGCGGAGTCGGGGATGA
- a CDS encoding NAD-dependent glycerol-3-phosphate dehydrogenase domain-containing protein, with the protein MTNDKRPMTNDKSVAILGAGAWGTALANLAAANGHQVRVWSRWGAASLEAVLEDAQIVLSAISMKGVRDVVTQVKSFHLSPETIFVTATKGLEPETTCTPSQIWQTAFPENAVVVLSGPNLSKEIEMELPAATVVASSNPTAAEAVQLVFSSNRFRVYTNPDPVGVELGGTLKNVIAIAAGVCDGLQLGTNAKAALVTRGLTEMVRIGNFWGAKTETFYGLSGLGDLLATCNSPLSRNYQVGYQLAHGKTLTEILTELKGTAEGVNTCQVLVHRARQQNIPVPISEQVYRVLQGELTPQKALDELMLRDIKPEYYNY; encoded by the coding sequence ATGACCAATGACAAACGACCAATGACAAATGACAAATCCGTAGCAATTTTAGGAGCAGGTGCTTGGGGGACAGCACTGGCAAATTTGGCTGCGGCTAACGGTCATCAGGTGCGTGTCTGGTCGCGTTGGGGTGCAGCAAGTCTGGAAGCTGTGCTAGAAGATGCGCAAATCGTCCTGTCTGCGATCTCGATGAAAGGTGTGAGAGATGTTGTGACGCAAGTCAAGTCTTTCCACCTTTCGCCAGAGACAATTTTTGTGACGGCGACGAAGGGTTTAGAGCCAGAAACTACCTGTACGCCATCGCAAATTTGGCAAACAGCTTTCCCTGAAAATGCGGTAGTTGTCCTCTCTGGCCCGAATTTATCAAAAGAAATTGAGATGGAATTGCCAGCTGCAACAGTGGTAGCTAGTAGTAATCCTACTGCTGCTGAAGCGGTGCAGCTGGTGTTTTCTTCTAATCGATTTCGAGTTTATACTAATCCCGATCCTGTGGGAGTGGAATTAGGCGGAACACTCAAGAATGTGATTGCGATCGCAGCTGGTGTATGTGATGGTTTACAGTTAGGAACCAATGCCAAAGCTGCCTTAGTCACCCGTGGACTCACAGAAATGGTTCGCATCGGTAACTTCTGGGGTGCGAAAACAGAGACTTTTTACGGTTTATCAGGTTTAGGAGATTTGCTAGCAACTTGCAACAGTCCTTTAAGTCGCAATTATCAAGTTGGTTATCAGCTAGCTCATGGCAAAACACTAACAGAGATTCTGACTGAGTTAAAAGGAACTGCTGAAGGAGTCAATACTTGCCAAGTCTTAGTACATCGAGCTAGACAGCAAAATATTCCCGTTCCCATTAGCGAGCAAGTTTACCGCGTACTTCAAGGCGAACTGACACCTCAAAAAGCTCTCGATGAATTGATGCTACGAGATATTAAGCCAGAATACTATAACTATTAA
- a CDS encoding putative alpha-glucan phosphorylase — translation MANSSAMNAALRLSEKLPFPLKRLADLAYNYWWSWSGDRIALFQTIDPQEWERCGHNPVAILESASYERLTQLAEDPFYLKQVSALAREFDQYLLQQNTWVSRVAPQLSKEHPVAYFCAEFGIHESLPVYSGGLGILAGDHLKSSSDLGVPMVGVGLLYRQGYFRQRLNRHGWQEDYYIDNPFQRMPIELIKTQNGEPLIIQLEVRQRLVKVQIWQVKVGRVTLYLLDSDREDNDPIDRWLTGHLYGGNLETRIAQEVVLGIGGVRALDALGIQPAVYHLNEGHAAFCTLEVARLEIERTGKSFYDIEATVRNRCVFTTHTPVPAGHDVFSPDLIDSYFAHYWPQLRLSREQFLALGARRLGDPWEPFGMTVLALRMTRACNGVSELHGQVSRKMWTVLYPQHSEAKVPIGYITNGVHAPTWTAPLLADLYNQYLGEDWKTQAMHPEMWAKVDAIPDEELWWRHRVLKERLIAFTRYKVKKAREQRGESYELIQATETLLDPDVLTIGFARRFSPYKRGDLILRDAERALQIFGNAKRPVQIIFAGKAHPADEEGKRIIQRLMEWCHHSAIINRVAFIEDYDIYTGQKLVQGVDVWLNNPRRPLEASGTSGQKVCFNGGLNCSVLDGWWCEGYKANSNGKGLNGWAIGEDAHTSDQELQDRIDSRSLYQLLEEEIVPLYYDQNAQGVPQRWVQMMKASIKTNSPLFNTDRMIADYVSQVYVPEIATSVEPILAKVLV, via the coding sequence ATGGCTAATAGTAGTGCAATGAACGCAGCGCTGCGCTTAAGCGAAAAGTTACCTTTTCCGTTGAAGCGTTTAGCAGATTTGGCTTATAACTATTGGTGGAGTTGGAGTGGCGATCGCATCGCTTTATTCCAAACTATCGATCCCCAAGAATGGGAACGCTGCGGGCATAACCCAGTGGCGATTTTAGAGTCAGCAAGCTACGAACGTCTGACCCAATTAGCAGAAGATCCTTTTTATCTCAAGCAAGTCTCCGCCTTAGCGCGCGAGTTTGACCAATATCTGCTTCAGCAAAATACTTGGGTAAGTCGAGTTGCACCGCAACTTAGCAAAGAACACCCAGTAGCTTACTTCTGCGCAGAATTTGGCATTCATGAATCCCTACCAGTTTACTCAGGCGGCTTAGGCATTCTCGCTGGGGATCACCTGAAATCATCGTCAGATTTAGGCGTACCGATGGTGGGTGTAGGCTTGCTGTATCGCCAAGGTTACTTCCGCCAACGCTTAAACCGTCACGGTTGGCAAGAAGATTACTATATTGATAACCCTTTTCAACGGATGCCAATTGAGTTAATTAAAACTCAAAATGGCGAACCGCTAATCATTCAATTAGAAGTTCGCCAACGCTTGGTGAAAGTGCAAATTTGGCAAGTAAAAGTAGGGCGAGTCACATTATATTTACTCGATAGCGATCGCGAAGACAACGATCCCATTGACCGCTGGCTAACTGGACATCTCTATGGCGGTAACTTAGAAACCCGCATCGCCCAAGAAGTTGTATTAGGTATTGGTGGCGTCCGCGCTTTGGATGCATTGGGAATTCAACCTGCTGTCTATCACCTTAACGAAGGACACGCCGCCTTCTGTACATTAGAAGTGGCGCGTTTAGAAATCGAACGTACTGGCAAATCTTTCTACGACATTGAAGCAACAGTGCGGAATCGTTGCGTATTCACCACCCATACCCCCGTTCCCGCCGGACATGATGTTTTCTCACCCGATTTAATCGATTCCTACTTTGCTCACTACTGGCCGCAATTACGACTTTCCCGCGAGCAATTTTTGGCATTAGGCGCGAGAAGACTGGGCGATCCTTGGGAACCCTTTGGTATGACCGTTTTGGCGTTGCGGATGACTCGTGCTTGCAATGGCGTGAGTGAATTGCACGGTCAAGTTTCCCGCAAAATGTGGACAGTCCTCTATCCCCAACATTCCGAAGCTAAAGTTCCCATTGGTTACATTACTAATGGCGTTCATGCACCTACTTGGACTGCTCCCCTATTAGCTGACTTGTACAATCAGTATTTGGGAGAAGATTGGAAAACTCAAGCCATGCATCCCGAAATGTGGGCGAAGGTTGACGCAATTCCCGATGAAGAACTGTGGTGGCGACATCGAGTCCTCAAAGAAAGATTGATTGCCTTCACCCGTTATAAAGTCAAGAAAGCACGGGAACAACGGGGTGAAAGTTACGAATTAATTCAAGCCACTGAAACTTTACTCGATCCTGACGTACTAACTATTGGATTTGCCCGACGTTTTAGCCCTTACAAACGCGGCGATTTAATTTTACGCGATGCGGAACGAGCATTGCAGATTTTTGGTAATGCCAAACGTCCAGTACAAATTATCTTTGCAGGTAAAGCTCACCCAGCCGACGAAGAAGGTAAGCGGATTATTCAAAGATTGATGGAATGGTGTCATCATTCAGCGATTATTAACCGAGTCGCCTTTATTGAAGATTACGATATTTACACCGGACAGAAACTCGTGCAAGGTGTGGATGTCTGGTTGAACAATCCTCGTCGTCCTTTAGAGGCTTCTGGTACCAGCGGACAAAAAGTCTGCTTTAACGGTGGTTTGAATTGCAGTGTCCTTGATGGCTGGTGGTGCGAAGGCTACAAAGCCAACAGCAATGGCAAAGGACTGAACGGTTGGGCAATTGGCGAAGATGCTCACACTAGCGATCAAGAATTACAGGATCGCATAGATTCGCGATCGCTTTATCAACTTTTAGAAGAAGAAATTGTTCCTCTGTATTACGACCAAAATGCTCAAGGTGTTCCCCAGCGTTGGGTGCAGATGATGAAGGCATCAATTAAGACAAATTCCCCACTGTTCAACACCGACAGAATGATTGCAGACTACGTTTCACAGGTATATGTCCCAGAAATTGCTACCAGTGTAGAACCGATTTTGGCTAAGGTTTTGGTATAG